Genomic window (Amaranthus tricolor cultivar Red isolate AtriRed21 chromosome 7, ASM2621246v1, whole genome shotgun sequence):
aatttaataaaaaattaaaaattccaCATGTAAACCTCAAGGAGccttaacaaataaaattattttagtagatgATAGTTAATTACATGAAAATATATACctaattttgaattttgctttttataaaaaattagagaTAAATCGGATAaagtatttataatttattaaccaaaaatttgatacatatattattgaataaaaagtgtattcaataattaattaaaaaaaattagtatttaatttttgattttaaaaagtcatttatttaataaatttaatcacgataatatatacttatattgttttttaaaattatttttgatatatttcatattaataaatttatatattgcaTACTTATTTCTGTAGCTTATGAGATCTATCATCAAAAGGTGCCCTAGAAAGCACCAATGACAGTACGAAGCAGTCGGcaataaaagaattaaatttgtaaaaaaaatggtGTGCCTACAAATAATGGTACTACGTAGTACAGACTAGCGTACACCATAAAAGCATTACCTCTGAAATGAATTATTCCATGCTTTGTCaacacaagaaaaataaaaaccaagttTCTCCCTGCTCTTGTCTTTGACAACATTTTGGGTTTTCGAGATTGTAGCTACGCTGTGGCCTGtgtgtttaagcttttttcgcaaaTTGTAATTGTGTCAACCTAAATATAATCTTCTTCTATCTCTTTTGCCTTTCTCGATCCTCACCGGAACTATTTAGTAGAAGTATTTAGATTTTAGTATTTATGTACAAGGCTACAAGCGCCCAAGAGAAACTTCAAAGGAACATTTAGCACACTGGCCATGGTGTACAGCCTCGCAGCGCTCAACTATCCACAATCTTGGGACCTACGTATGGCGCCCCAATAACAGTAAGCTCGCGTGGTTTTTCCCTCTCTTGAAGCCACGCAAAACTATCCTTCTCATTTTCCAGCATGGAGATCCCGTCAACTGTGACAAAGCCAATTgcaaactaattaaattatcaaactTACTAGGATCGAGTATAAGAAAATATGAAGTCAGATATAATGAATCAAAGTACCAAAAAGAAGACATTAAAGGGGCAGGCTTTGAGCTTACGGTACCTGAGAAATGGTCAAAAGGATATTCCCTATAGTATGTACAGTGGCGACCATCAGGGTCAGAATATGGTGGGCCCAGAACATCAAGAACAGCACAAGCTGTTACTGCTGTAAAACAGTGCATATTCCCACCGGCAGCCGGATAAAGGATGGAAGTGTTGCAAGGAGCAACAAAGTCCGCATTCACTTTCAGCTTTGCCAACCGAGCCTCAGCCTCAGGTGCATCTGTCAACCATCATGTACTTGAATTTGTCAATCCTTCAGTTTCTCAAAGACATGACATCAGCTGAATGCTTTAGTTTTTAAAGTCATGAGTTGACCTAGGACATAGCCATGCATGTTCCCTTGAGTACTACTTCTACTTGTACTTCTAGGGCTAGTGCCTAGTAGTATGAGACAGATAGGAAGCAAAACAAGCTAGGGCGACAAATTAAGACCTGCAGCTGCAATTGAAAGCGTAgcatttaaaaaaatcttacttTCTAAAGTAACAGTGCTGCAAGGTAAGTCTTCTGCCCAGTCAAATGATTTGATATGCATGGTCCCAAATAGAATTTTACTGAAAACAGTCATTCCTGGATGATTATGAAGCGGTAGTACACCAGATGGCGGCAAGCAGAATATTCCAATCTACAATAGGAGATGAGATGAAAGAATTCAATTGCCCTTTTAACAAGAAGAAGAGACGCATCAATCATAAATCATCCAAGTTGAAGGAACAGGAACAGGAACAGGAACTGTACCGAAAACTTTTCACATTCATAGAGGTGCAGGTATGTTATCACTGGTCGTCCACTCCTCATTATTCGAAAATATGGCAAACTTGGGCTCAACCCAACATCTTCTGCTTTCAAGATATCTATATgtaaacaaaacataaacaatgTAATTaagattcttcattgattacaaaaatattttaaattttgtatagCAGAAAAAGCCCTAAACTGATTTAAAAATTGCTCTAAGCAAATTCTTCTATGACTAAAAGTCATACACACAATAAGATCAGTACCACTAAAAAAGCATATATTGACCTATGCATCTAGTGTTGCACATTATAAATGAGAGTCTCTAACAAGCTATAGCCTATATACAATACAGACAGACTGCACAATGTAATACTGTAAAATGAAAGTTGTATTTCTTTAAGTTTTTCGTCAATTGTTTGTTACTCATTCCATCACCATTTTGGGCCTCCTTAATTTAGAAGTAATATATTCAATAATTACTATAGCTCACAAGTGTGTGTTTCCAATGTAGATTTTGAATTGTCATATATCATGGTGATAAAACTGTTTTGTAAAGTATCAAAGAAAAAATGGTGAATTGGAGATGGGCAAATCATAGTTACATGGAATGTGGAACGTAGCCACGTTCTGCGATCCTGGACACCCGTTCCCAATCACTATGAAACGCGGCCCAAATCGCTCAACGTGACGTCCCGGTTTAGAAGATGTATTTTAgcctttatttataaatttaagaaaaaaaaggtagaaAAAAACTAGATGAAATCtagaaatctaaaaaaattCCATGAATAGGCTGTTTAAATGAAAAAGTTCCAaacaatttaaacattttagCAGCGTGTATGCacactttatttatttatttatttatttttaacactTACATGGGACCACCAAGTTgcattactttttatttattatttattttacaagATTGCAAATATAATAcctttataaataaatactccaGTTTGCACCACCACTTTCTTTTTCGCCGCTTTATTTGTTAATCAAGCTCaggcatatgaatattgttttgtttttattttgactaTGAACAATACTGTTTTTATAATTATCATCTtataatccaacttatttttcatctttttttttttatcttccctACTTTcccataaaatatttatttttttgtacctcttttttctttttttctttatttgcaGAAGACTTATACTTTGGGGCAAATCCATTAAAACAGAAGAATTTACCATTCAACAAGTCACATATAACATATAACACAATGTCTATCTAGTAAGGCAGCATGCAGACAAACAAAACATTACAAACATCCATTACATTGGGCCCATCAGATCT
Coding sequences:
- the LOC130818803 gene encoding plant cysteine oxidase 2; amino-acid sequence: MGIKPGVASQKGKELSEVPQETTTNSSASSRRNRRRNRKASPVQTLYHTCKEVFATGGNGFIPPPNDVERLRSILDILKAEDVGLSPSLPYFRIMRSGRPVITYLHLYECEKFSIGIFCLPPSGVLPLHNHPGMTVFSKILFGTMHIKSFDWAEDLPCSTVTLENAPEAEARLAKLKVNADFVAPCNTSILYPAAGGNMHCFTAVTACAVLDVLGPPYSDPDGRHCTYYREYPFDHFSVDGISMLENEKDSFAWLQEREKPRELTVIGAPYVGPKIVDS